The Faecalibacterium sp. I3-3-33 DNA window AAAGCTCCTTCAGCAGGTCACCCACCAAATAGTCGGTCATGATGATATTAGGGTCATTCTGTGCCTGCTGCTGTACGGTCTTGCAATATTCGCTGTCGTCCAGCGGGCCGACCAGTACAAGCTTTTTCCCTGTCTTGGCCTTGCGGTAGCCCTCCACCAGATCCAGCGTGCCTTTTTCTGGCGAGATACGCCCCACATACAGGATGTACTCTCCCCTCTCCAGCCCGTATTTTTCCCGGATCAGACTGCAAGCATGCCTTTCATAAAAGCGGATGGCATTGGGGATCAGAATAGACGCGCGGCCATATTTCTGCAAAAAATAGTTCCACTCCGTCTCCGAAAGCACCACCAGATCATCCGCATATTTTGCAGCGATCCGCTCTCCCAGCTTCATATAACGGCTAGCAAAGCCGCGCCATTTGTCCACTTTCCAGTTCAAACCGTGCACCGTACATACGGTGCGCTTGCCGAACAGTTTGGCGATCAGCAGCGGTACACTGGGGCCGATGGCGTGGTAATGGATCACATCAAAACCCCGGAACAGCGCATCAAAGGTTGCCAGAAAAGAGTAGATCGTGGCATTCAATGCAGGCTTTTGCAGGGTAAACACCCGCCGTGCGTGAACGCCGTCCACATCGTACACATTATGGTGCTTTTCCAAGCCGCGGTTATACACAGTCACGTCATAGCCGCGTTCCACCAGACTTCTGGCCAGCCCGCCAACCATGACCTCCACACCGCCCGAGCGACTAGGAAAATCCTTGTGCCCGATCATCGCCACCTTCACCGTAACTACTTCCTTCCGTTTTGTAATACATCCCCGTCAAATCCAGTTTCCATCACACTAATATATCATTATTGTAACATAAGCATCACTTAGCCGCAACTAATTTCCATGAAATATTTTAATAAAATGTGAATTTTCAGTTATATCTTGCTCTATTTGTAGAAATTTCATCTTTTACACACTAAAAAACGCTTCAGGAAATTCCTGAAGCGCTTTTTTCTAAGTCGGCGACTACCTATTTTCACAAGCCGTTTCCAGCTAACTATCTTCGGCACAAGTAAGCTTAACTTCTGTGTTCGGAATGGGAACAGGTGGAACCTTACCGTCATCGACACCGACCAATTTGACTGAATCAGTATAACACATTTCTGTGTCTCTGTCCAGTATTTCTTAGAAGGACGTGCCTTCAAAACTGAATAATCACTGCTAACATTTTTTCGTTGACTTAAAAGTCTCAAGCGAATTGTGGTCAAGCCCTCGACCTATTAGTACACGCTTGCTGAATGGATCGCTCCACTTACACATCGTGCCTATCAACCTTGTAGTCTTCAAGGGGTCTTACTTGTTTGAAACAATGGGATATCTTATCTTTGGGTCGGCT harbors:
- a CDS encoding glycosyltransferase family 4 protein encodes the protein MKVAMIGHKDFPSRSGGVEVMVGGLARSLVERGYDVTVYNRGLEKHHNVYDVDGVHARRVFTLQKPALNATIYSFLATFDALFRGFDVIHYHAIGPSVPLLIAKLFGKRTVCTVHGLNWKVDKWRGFASRYMKLGERIAAKYADDLVVLSETEWNYFLQKYGRASILIPNAIRFYERHACSLIREKYGLERGEYILYVGRISPEKGTLDLVEGYRKAKTGKKLVLVGPLDDSEYCKTVQQQAQNDPNIIMTDYLVGDLLKELYSNCGLFVLPSHTEGLSLSLLEAMSIGARCLVSDIPENTVVTDIYGAAFKPEDTDDLARALERECAQEYPDAMRQQQIEYVHTNFEYDVMLDRYEEAYHHVVGDPLKAMPSTLKKKKVPAGAKA